The Pseudophaeobacter arcticus DSM 23566 genome includes a region encoding these proteins:
- the uvrA gene encoding excinuclease ABC subunit UvrA, whose amino-acid sequence MAELKSIEVRGAREHNLKNIDVDIPRDELVVITGLSGSGKSSLAFDTIYAEGQRRYVESLSAYARQFLDMMEKPDVDHISGLSPAISIEQKTTSKNPRSTVGTVTEIYDYLRLLFARAGTPFSPATGLPIEAQQVQDMVDRVMALEEGTRGFLLAPIVRDRKGEYKKEMLELRKQGFQRVKVDGEFYELDEPPTLDKKFRHDIDVVVDRLVVREGLETRLADSLRTALDLADGIAILETAPREGDPERLTFSENFACPVSGFTIPEIEPRLFSFNAPFGACTVCDGLGVELFFDERLVVPDQSLKIYDGALAPWRKGKSPYFLQTIEAIAKHYGFNKNTQWKDLDPKVQQVFLRGSGEEEIPFRYDEGGRVYEVTRVFEGVIPNMERRYRETDSNWIREEFERYQNNRPCGACGGYRLREEALAVKIAGVHAGQVVQKSIREALAWIEDVPNHLTKQKQEIARAIVKEIRERLGFLNNVGLEYLSLSRASGTLSGGESQRIRLASQIGSGLTGVLYVLDEPSIGLHQRDNDRLITTLKNLRDQGNTVIVVEHDEDMIRQADYVFDIGPGAGVHGGEVVSHGTAAQVTADAASITGQYLAGVREIPVPAKRRKGNKKKLKVVKATGNNLKNVTAEFPLGTFLCVTGVSGGGKSTLTIETLFKTASMRLNGARQTPAPCESIKGLEHLDKVIDIDQRAIGRTPRSNPATYTGAFTPIRDWFAGLPEAKTRGYKPGRFSFNVKGGRCEACQGDGVIKIEMHFLPDVYVECETCKGARYNRETLEVRFKGKSIADVLDMTVEDAQAFFQAVPTIRDKMDALMRVGLGYIKVGQQATTLSGGEAQRVKLSKELSKRSTGRTLYILDEPTTGLHFEDVKKLLEVLHELVDQGNSVVVIEHNLDVIKTADWIIDIGPEGGDGGGEIVATGTPETIAKEPLSHTGRYLKEMLANKKVAAE is encoded by the coding sequence ATGGCTGAGTTGAAATCCATCGAGGTGCGCGGCGCACGCGAACATAATCTCAAAAACATTGATGTGGATATCCCTCGCGATGAGCTGGTGGTGATCACCGGCCTGTCTGGATCGGGGAAATCCTCGCTTGCCTTTGATACCATCTACGCCGAGGGCCAGCGCCGCTACGTCGAAAGCCTGTCAGCCTATGCCCGGCAGTTCCTCGACATGATGGAAAAGCCGGATGTGGATCATATCTCCGGCCTCAGCCCGGCAATTTCGATCGAACAAAAGACCACCTCGAAAAACCCGCGCTCCACTGTCGGCACCGTGACCGAGATCTATGACTATCTGCGGCTGCTGTTTGCCCGGGCCGGCACGCCCTTTAGCCCCGCCACCGGTCTGCCCATCGAGGCGCAGCAGGTGCAGGATATGGTCGACCGGGTGATGGCGCTGGAGGAGGGCACCCGTGGCTTTTTGCTTGCGCCCATCGTGCGCGACCGCAAGGGCGAGTACAAAAAGGAAATGCTGGAGCTGCGCAAACAGGGCTTTCAGCGGGTCAAGGTCGACGGTGAATTTTACGAACTGGATGAGCCGCCGACCCTGGACAAGAAGTTCCGTCATGACATTGATGTTGTGGTGGATCGTCTGGTGGTGCGCGAGGGTCTGGAGACCCGGTTGGCAGATTCGCTGCGCACCGCGCTGGATCTGGCCGATGGCATTGCCATTCTGGAAACTGCACCGCGCGAAGGTGATCCTGAACGGCTGACCTTCAGCGAGAATTTTGCCTGCCCCGTCAGCGGCTTTACCATCCCCGAGATCGAACCCCGGCTGTTTTCGTTCAATGCGCCCTTTGGCGCCTGCACCGTCTGCGACGGGCTGGGGGTCGAGCTGTTCTTTGATGAACGTCTGGTGGTTCCGGACCAAAGCCTGAAAATCTATGATGGTGCCCTGGCGCCCTGGCGGAAAGGCAAATCGCCCTATTTCCTGCAGACAATTGAGGCCATCGCCAAACACTATGGGTTCAACAAGAACACCCAGTGGAAAGACCTGGACCCCAAGGTGCAGCAGGTGTTCCTGCGCGGCTCTGGTGAGGAAGAAATCCCCTTCCGCTATGACGAAGGTGGCCGGGTTTATGAGGTCACCCGCGTCTTTGAAGGCGTCATTCCCAATATGGAACGGCGCTACCGCGAAACCGACAGCAACTGGATCCGTGAAGAGTTTGAACGCTACCAGAACAATCGCCCCTGTGGCGCCTGCGGCGGCTATCGTCTGCGCGAAGAGGCCCTGGCGGTCAAGATTGCCGGGGTACATGCGGGGCAGGTGGTGCAGAAATCCATCCGCGAGGCGCTGGCCTGGATCGAGGATGTGCCCAACCATCTGACCAAGCAGAAACAAGAAATCGCCCGCGCCATTGTCAAAGAGATCCGCGAGCGGCTTGGCTTTTTGAACAACGTAGGTCTGGAATACCTGAGCCTGTCGCGGGCCAGTGGCACCCTGTCGGGGGGCGAAAGCCAGCGGATCCGTTTGGCCAGCCAGATTGGCTCGGGCCTGACAGGGGTGCTATATGTGCTGGATGAGCCCTCGATCGGTTTGCACCAGCGCGACAATGACCGGCTGATCACCACCCTGAAAAACCTGCGCGATCAGGGCAATACGGTGATCGTGGTGGAACATGACGAGGATATGATCCGTCAGGCCGACTATGTTTTTGACATCGGCCCCGGTGCCGGTGTGCATGGCGGCGAAGTGGTCAGCCACGGCACTGCGGCGCAGGTCACCGCCGATGCGGCGTCAATTACCGGCCAGTATCTGGCTGGCGTGCGCGAGATCCCGGTTCCGGCGAAACGGCGTAAGGGCAACAAGAAAAAGCTGAAGGTGGTCAAGGCCACTGGCAACAACCTGAAAAATGTCACGGCGGAATTCCCACTGGGCACATTCTTGTGTGTGACCGGGGTTTCGGGCGGGGGTAAATCCACCCTGACCATTGAAACCCTGTTCAAAACCGCCTCGATGCGGCTCAATGGTGCCCGCCAGACCCCAGCGCCCTGCGAAAGCATCAAGGGGCTTGAGCATCTGGACAAGGTGATCGACATCGACCAGCGCGCCATTGGCCGCACGCCACGATCAAACCCCGCCACCTATACTGGCGCTTTTACCCCGATCCGCGACTGGTTTGCCGGCCTGCCCGAGGCCAAGACGCGCGGCTATAAACCGGGGCGGTTCAGCTTTAACGTCAAGGGGGGCCGCTGCGAGGCCTGCCAGGGGGACGGGGTCATCAAGATCGAGATGCATTTCCTGCCGGACGTCTATGTGGAATGCGAAACCTGCAAAGGCGCGCGCTATAACCGCGAGACACTGGAGGTGCGTTTCAAGGGGAAGAGCATCGCAGATGTGCTTGATATGACAGTCGAAGACGCCCAGGCGTTTTTTCAGGCCGTGCCCACTATCCGCGACAAGATGGACGCGCTGATGCGGGTTGGTCTGGGCTATATCAAGGTCGGCCAGCAGGCCACCACCCTGTCCGGTGGTGAGGCCCAGCGGGTGAAACTCTCCAAGGAGCTGAGCAAACGCTCGACCGGGCGGACGCTTTACATTTTGGATGAACCCACCACGGGGCTGCATTTTGAGGATGTGAAAAAGCTGCTCGAGGTGCTGCATGAATTGGTTGATCAGGGCAATTCCGTGGTGGTGATTGAACACAACCTTGATGTGATCAAAACAGCCGACTGGATCATTGATATCGGCCCCGAAGGCGGCGATGGCGGTGGTGAGATCGTCGCCACCGGCACGCCGGAAACCATTGCCAAAGAACCCCTCAGCCATACAGGGCGCTATTTGAAAGAGATGCTGGCAAATAAGAAAGTCGCGGCAGAATAA
- a CDS encoding MFS transporter, which yields MATDPITTRWPLIFTIWAAGLGVAAQYGKISVIFDRMDQLYPDAGASLSFAVSLVGSVGILFGLVAGLFVSSFGYRRSLVGALWVGACMSALQALHLPFGLFLVSRLIEGLSHLGVVVAGPTLIAALCSNRDRGLAMTLWSTFFGVAFTLLAWFGLPLVARFGLLSLFAAHALIMVGLALWLGRALRDVPVPPRTEFPALRSLPGLHVPVYRSAWKVAPAAGWLFYTCCFVSILTVIPPYIAAEQRGYVLGAMPLASIATSLSLGVFLLRHFAAVKVAQLGFVLSAGGVLWLWLQPGDPLACIALAAAMGLVQGGSFASVPQLNLEDEDRAQAGGVLAQAGNLGNTIGTPLMVLSLGLAGFSGLMAVLLLLFLGGFLVHQVLALKRRHLSY from the coding sequence ATGGCCACAGACCCGATCACAACGCGTTGGCCGTTGATTTTTACCATCTGGGCTGCTGGCCTGGGGGTTGCGGCGCAATACGGTAAAATCAGCGTGATTTTTGACCGTATGGATCAGCTTTACCCGGATGCCGGGGCATCGCTCAGCTTTGCCGTGTCACTGGTCGGCAGTGTTGGCATCCTCTTTGGGCTGGTGGCGGGGCTGTTTGTCAGCTCCTTTGGCTATCGGCGTAGCCTGGTTGGCGCGCTTTGGGTTGGGGCCTGCATGTCTGCCCTGCAGGCGCTGCATTTGCCCTTTGGCCTGTTTCTTGTCAGTCGCCTGATCGAAGGGCTGTCGCATCTGGGCGTGGTGGTGGCCGGGCCAACGCTGATTGCGGCGCTCTGCTCCAACCGGGATCGTGGGCTGGCCATGACCCTGTGGAGCACATTTTTTGGCGTCGCTTTTACCCTGCTTGCCTGGTTTGGGCTGCCGCTTGTCGCGCGCTTTGGCCTGTTGTCGCTGTTTGCCGCCCATGCGCTGATCATGGTGGGGTTGGCGCTGTGGCTCGGCAGGGCGCTGCGGGATGTGCCAGTACCGCCGCGCACCGAATTTCCCGCCCTGCGCAGCCTGCCGGGGCTGCATGTGCCGGTCTATCGTTCCGCCTGGAAGGTGGCGCCAGCGGCGGGCTGGCTGTTTTATACCTGCTGTTTTGTCTCCATCCTGACGGTGATCCCGCCCTATATCGCGGCAGAGCAGCGCGGCTATGTTCTGGGCGCCATGCCGCTGGCCAGTATTGCCACCTCCCTCAGCTTGGGGGTCTTTTTGCTGCGTCATTTTGCAGCCGTGAAGGTGGCGCAACTGGGCTTTGTGCTGTCTGCCGGCGGGGTGCTTTGGCTGTGGCTGCAGCCCGGCGACCCGCTGGCCTGTATCGCCCTGGCTGCTGCCATGGGGCTGGTACAGGGGGGGTCTTTTGCTTCGGTGCCGCAGCTGAACCTGGAAGATGAGGATCGCGCCCAGGCGGGCGGTGTCCTGGCCCAGGCCGGCAATCTCGGCAATACCATTGGCACGCCCCTGATGGTGCTCTCGCTTGGTCTTGCCGGGTTTTCGGGGCTGATGGCGGTTCTGCTGCTGCTGTTTCTGGGTGGTTTTCTCGTCCATCAGGTTCTGGCCCTGAAGCGCCGTCATCTGTCCTATTGA
- the lpdA gene encoding dihydrolipoyl dehydrogenase yields the protein MAAASYDVIVIGAGPGGYVAAIRAAQLGLKTAIVERENLGGICLNWGCIPTKALLRSSEVFHLMERAKEFGLSADNITYDLDAVVKRSRGVAKQLSSGIGHLMKKNKITVVMGEATLPAKGKVSVKTDKGVQELSAKNIILATGARARELPGLEGDGDLVWTYRDALVPPRMPKKLLVIGSGAIGIEFASFYNTLGADTTVVEVMDRVLPVEDAEISAFAKKAFVKQGMKIMEKAMVKQLDRAPGKVTAHIEVGGKVEKQEFDTVISAVGIVGNVEGLGLEALGVKLDRTHVVTDQFCRTGVEGLYAIGDIAGAPWLAHKASHEGVMVADLIGGKHAHPVKPESIAGCTYCQPQVASVGYTEAKAKELGYDIKVGRFPFIGNGKAIALGEPEGLIKTVFDAKTGELLGAHMVGAEVTELIQGYVVGRQLETTEEDLMNTVFPHPTLSEMMHESVLDAFDRVIHM from the coding sequence ATGGCCGCAGCATCCTATGACGTGATCGTAATCGGCGCAGGCCCTGGCGGATATGTGGCCGCCATTCGGGCGGCGCAACTGGGGCTCAAGACTGCGATTGTCGAGCGCGAGAACCTGGGTGGCATCTGTCTGAACTGGGGCTGTATCCCGACCAAGGCGCTGCTGCGCTCTTCCGAGGTGTTCCACCTGATGGAGCGGGCCAAGGAATTTGGCCTGAGCGCGGATAACATCACCTATGATCTTGATGCGGTTGTCAAACGCTCACGCGGGGTGGCCAAACAGCTGTCCTCGGGCATTGGTCATTTGATGAAGAAGAACAAGATCACAGTGGTGATGGGCGAAGCGACACTGCCCGCCAAGGGAAAGGTCAGTGTCAAAACCGACAAGGGCGTGCAGGAGCTGAGCGCCAAGAACATCATCCTGGCCACCGGCGCGCGGGCGCGGGAGCTGCCGGGGCTGGAAGGCGATGGCGATCTGGTCTGGACCTACCGCGACGCGCTGGTGCCGCCACGCATGCCCAAAAAGCTGCTGGTCATTGGCTCCGGTGCCATCGGCATCGAATTTGCAAGTTTTTACAACACGCTGGGTGCTGACACGACCGTTGTCGAGGTCATGGACCGGGTGTTGCCAGTAGAAGACGCCGAGATTTCCGCCTTTGCCAAGAAGGCCTTTGTCAAACAGGGCATGAAGATCATGGAAAAAGCCATGGTCAAGCAGCTGGACCGGGCGCCGGGTAAGGTCACCGCCCATATCGAGGTTGGCGGCAAGGTCGAAAAGCAAGAGTTCGACACCGTGATCTCTGCCGTCGGCATTGTCGGCAATGTCGAGGGTCTGGGGCTGGAGGCGCTTGGCGTCAAGCTTGACCGCACCCATGTGGTGACGGATCAGTTCTGCCGCACCGGGGTTGAGGGGCTGTATGCCATCGGCGATATCGCCGGCGCGCCCTGGCTGGCCCATAAGGCGAGCCACGAAGGTGTCATGGTTGCGGATCTGATCGGTGGCAAACACGCCCATCCGGTGAAACCCGAAAGCATCGCGGGCTGTACCTATTGCCAGCCGCAGGTGGCCAGCGTTGGCTATACCGAAGCCAAGGCCAAAGAGCTGGGCTATGACATCAAAGTTGGTCGTTTTCCGTTTATCGGCAATGGCAAAGCCATCGCTCTGGGCGAGCCCGAAGGCTTGATCAAAACCGTGTTTGACGCCAAAACCGGTGAGCTGCTGGGGGCCCATATGGTTGGCGCCGAAGTTACCGAGCTGATCCAGGGTTATGTGGTGGGTCGCCAGTTGGAAACCACCGAGGAAGACCTGATGAATACCGTCTTCCCGCATCCCACCCTCAGCGAGATGATGCATGAAAGCGTGCTCGACGCCTTTGATCGTGTCATTCACATGTAA
- a CDS encoding pyridoxamine 5'-phosphate oxidase family protein, whose protein sequence is MSQTLQPPEEHAVLCWLATSDADNRPNVSPKEIYAELDAERLVIADIASARSVRNIHANPAVCVSFVDVFLQRGHKVEGTAKIIAPDATEFAELAAPLLAMTGEAFPIRNVILVHISRRSPILAPSYLFYPDRSEAELRADAYASYGVAPRS, encoded by the coding sequence ATGAGCCAAACACTTCAGCCACCTGAGGAACACGCCGTCCTATGCTGGCTGGCCACATCGGATGCCGACAACAGGCCCAATGTGTCCCCCAAGGAAATCTATGCCGAGCTGGACGCCGAGCGGCTGGTCATCGCCGATATCGCCTCTGCTCGCAGCGTGCGCAACATCCACGCCAACCCGGCGGTCTGTGTCAGCTTCGTCGACGTCTTTCTGCAGCGTGGTCACAAGGTTGAGGGCACCGCGAAAATCATCGCCCCTGATGCCACCGAATTTGCAGAGCTGGCGGCGCCCCTTCTGGCGATGACCGGAGAGGCCTTTCCTATCCGCAACGTGATCTTAGTGCACATTTCGCGCCGTTCGCCCATTTTGGCACCAAGCTACCTGTTCTACCCGGACCGCAGCGAGGCCGAGCTGCGCGCGGATGCATATGCCAGCTACGGCGTCGCCCCACGTAGCTGA